The following coding sequences lie in one Pseudomonadota bacterium genomic window:
- a CDS encoding DUF2059 domain-containing protein gives MLTIRRTTTTLAVALLLVGAAATPTLAKPRAAASGMSAHQRDARKLLELSGAQQMGKQMISQMLGMMRQNATDVPADFWRTIEKKLDFSALLDELAGLYARHLSHDDIRQLIGFFSSPVGARFVGVQPKVMQDSVAISQKWGQQFMQQVMQELERAKKRGSK, from the coding sequence ATGCTGACGATTCGACGAACGACGACGACCCTGGCGGTGGCCCTGTTGCTGGTGGGGGCGGCCGCGACGCCGACCCTGGCCAAGCCCCGCGCCGCCGCGAGCGGGATGTCCGCGCACCAGCGCGACGCACGCAAGCTGCTCGAGCTGAGCGGCGCCCAGCAAATGGGCAAGCAGATGATCAGCCAGATGCTCGGCATGATGCGACAGAACGCGACCGACGTGCCGGCGGACTTCTGGCGCACAATCGAGAAGAAGCTCGACTTCAGCGCGCTGCTCGATGAGCTTGCGGGGCTCTACGCGCGGCATCTCAGCCACGACGACATCAGGCAGCTGATCGGGTTCTTCAGCAGCCCGGTGGGTGCCCGCTTCGTCGGCGTGCAGCCGAAGGTGATGCAGGACTCCGTCGCCATCAGCCAGAAGTGGGGCCAGCAGTTCATGCAGCAGGTGATGCAGGAGCTCGAGCGGGCCAAAAAGCGCGGCAGCAAGTAG
- a CDS encoding long-chain-acyl-CoA synthetase — protein sequence MRALPRQLRSTAQAIAAQLRWDPDSNQTLALQLEQWARARAADPLLWFEGRRWSVAAVNAAVNQHAHAYHALGLRPGDVVALLFDNRPAYLFHFYALAKLGVVASLLDPQLVGAPLAQAIDACHPQLLVASGAQRAPLEAIRDAVALGSGQILVDDEAGAGAAQHAWARVLAERATSDPPQTLARRLGDVMAYVYTSGTTGLPRPAVIKHHRLWRAGMVFGAALRVAPEDCVYNCLPLCHGTAVIIAVPVALTQRCRLALGRRFSARRFWDECHASGATIFSYVGELCRYLAQQPAGPAERDHKVTRVFGNGLRAELWPTLRQRFGVRQVLEFYASTEGNAETLNLLNTPGSCGVLVPGRMALARYDLERDALVRDAKGFAVAAAPEEPALLLGAISTQHGFDGYVDPTATEQRVLTDVFARGDRWFDSGDLLRRDRLHRLYFVDRLGDSFRWQGHNVSAQQVEEVLLQAPGVKQCAVYGVAVPGAEGRAGMAALVSDAGFHGESCYEYLSRALPPSAQPRFLRLVAQLPLTGSLKPRKRELRERSFDPARLGEGESLYARDAAQQSYVPLTAELWAEINRGSWAG from the coding sequence ATGCGTGCTTTGCCACGTCAGCTCCGCAGCACCGCGCAGGCGATCGCGGCCCAGCTGCGCTGGGATCCCGACTCGAACCAGACCCTCGCGCTGCAGCTCGAGCAATGGGCGCGCGCGCGCGCCGCCGATCCGCTGCTCTGGTTCGAGGGGCGCCGCTGGTCGGTAGCCGCGGTCAACGCGGCGGTCAACCAGCACGCGCACGCCTACCACGCGCTCGGTCTGCGGCCGGGCGACGTCGTCGCCTTGCTCTTTGACAACCGCCCGGCCTATCTCTTTCACTTCTACGCGCTGGCGAAGCTCGGTGTCGTCGCGTCACTGCTCGACCCCCAGCTCGTCGGGGCGCCGCTGGCCCAGGCGATCGATGCCTGCCACCCGCAGCTCCTCGTCGCTTCGGGGGCGCAGCGCGCGCCGCTCGAGGCGATCCGCGACGCCGTCGCGCTCGGCAGCGGCCAGATCCTGGTCGATGACGAGGCCGGCGCCGGGGCGGCGCAACATGCCTGGGCGCGCGTGCTCGCCGAGCGCGCGACGAGCGATCCACCGCAGACCCTCGCGCGGCGGCTCGGCGACGTCATGGCCTATGTCTACACCAGCGGCACGACAGGGCTGCCGCGACCGGCCGTGATCAAGCACCACCGCCTGTGGCGCGCCGGCATGGTCTTCGGGGCCGCCCTGCGCGTCGCCCCCGAGGACTGCGTCTACAACTGCCTACCCCTCTGCCATGGCACGGCGGTGATCATCGCCGTCCCCGTCGCGCTGACGCAGCGCTGCCGCCTCGCGCTCGGTCGCCGCTTTTCGGCGCGGCGCTTCTGGGACGAGTGCCACGCCAGCGGCGCGACGATCTTCAGCTACGTCGGCGAGCTCTGCCGCTATCTGGCCCAGCAGCCCGCGGGACCCGCCGAGCGCGACCACAAGGTCACGCGCGTCTTTGGTAACGGCCTGCGCGCCGAGCTCTGGCCGACGCTGCGCCAGCGCTTCGGCGTGCGCCAGGTGCTCGAGTTCTACGCCTCGACCGAGGGTAACGCCGAGACGCTCAATCTGCTCAACACACCGGGCAGCTGCGGCGTGCTGGTGCCCGGGCGGATGGCGCTCGCGCGCTATGACCTCGAGCGCGACGCCCTGGTGCGTGACGCGAAGGGCTTCGCGGTCGCAGCAGCGCCCGAGGAGCCAGCGCTGCTGCTGGGTGCCATCAGCACGCAGCATGGCTTTGACGGTTACGTCGACCCGACGGCCACTGAGCAGCGCGTGCTGACCGACGTCTTCGCCCGCGGCGACCGCTGGTTCGACAGCGGCGACCTGCTGCGACGCGATCGGCTGCATCGGCTCTACTTCGTCGATCGCCTCGGTGATTCGTTTCGCTGGCAGGGCCATAACGTCTCGGCGCAGCAGGTCGAGGAGGTGCTGCTCCAGGCCCCCGGCGTGAAGCAATGCGCGGTCTATGGCGTGGCCGTGCCCGGCGCCGAAGGCCGCGCCGGCATGGCCGCCCTCGTCAGCGACGCGGGCTTCCACGGCGAGAGCTGCTACGAGTATCTCAGCCGTGCGCTGCCGCCCTCAGCACAGCCGCGCTTCCTGCGGCTGGTGGCGCAGCTCCCGCTCACGGGCAGCCTCAAACCGCGCAAGCGCGAGCTCCGCGAGCGGAGCTTCGACCCGGCGAGACTCGGCGAGGGCGAGTCGCTCTACGCCCGCGACGCGGCCCAACAGAGCTATGTCCCGCTGACGGCCGAGCTGTGGGCTGAGATCAACAGGGGCAGCTGGGCCGGCTAG
- a CDS encoding peptide MFS transporter: protein MPEPDASATAPLATHALPAGGPRRRRHPRGLRVLFITELWERFSFYGMRSLLTLYMTRVLRYSDRRAYGVYGAYGALVYACPLAGGVLADRLLGYRVAVLLGAVLMALGHFVMAIRHELALYVALALLCLGNGFFKPNISSLVGRLYATGDPRRDAGFTIFYMGINAGAFLAPLICGSLGERVDWHWGFGLAGIGMLVALLWFGRGRAALEGHGEPPSLEALRARRWLGRSALQLIVLGSLAAVPLLAFALRRPELVAWLLYGAGAAVYGGLVWVALRSDAQTRGRLLLALVLMACSTVFWALFEQAGSSLTLFAARNVDRSLAHGPIGALFRTLAPETPLPELPASVLQAANPLFLLALGLPAAALWTTLNRRGSDPSVPTKFGVALLQLGLGYLVLVAGTAWADAQGRVALRWLLGLYLLHTSGELCLSPIGLSAMTRLAPPHLAGTLMGAWFLASSYSHHFGGLIAAMTALPSSTGTDATAPAAAAALQLYVSVFARLGYLALGVGALLLVSARWLQRPLRGID, encoded by the coding sequence ATGCCCGAGCCAGACGCCAGCGCCACCGCCCCCCTGGCCACGCACGCCCTCCCCGCCGGCGGGCCGCGGCGCCGGCGCCATCCGCGCGGCCTGAGGGTGCTCTTCATTACCGAGCTATGGGAGCGCTTCAGCTTCTACGGTATGCGCTCGCTCCTGACGCTCTACATGACCCGTGTCCTGCGCTACTCGGACCGCCGCGCCTACGGCGTCTACGGCGCCTACGGTGCGCTCGTCTACGCCTGTCCGCTCGCCGGCGGCGTGCTCGCCGACCGCCTGCTCGGCTATCGCGTGGCGGTGCTGCTCGGCGCCGTCTTGATGGCTCTTGGCCACTTCGTGATGGCGATCCGCCATGAGCTCGCGCTCTACGTCGCGCTGGCCTTGCTCTGTCTCGGCAACGGCTTCTTCAAACCCAACATCTCGAGCCTGGTCGGTCGCCTCTACGCCACGGGTGATCCGCGCCGCGATGCGGGCTTCACGATCTTTTACATGGGGATCAACGCCGGGGCCTTCCTCGCGCCCCTGATTTGCGGCAGCCTCGGCGAACGCGTCGACTGGCATTGGGGCTTCGGCCTGGCCGGCATCGGCATGCTCGTCGCCCTGCTGTGGTTCGGGCGCGGCCGCGCGGCGCTCGAGGGCCATGGCGAGCCGCCCAGCCTCGAGGCGCTGAGGGCAAGGCGCTGGCTCGGGCGCAGCGCCTTGCAGCTGATCGTGCTCGGCAGCCTCGCGGCCGTGCCGCTGCTGGCCTTCGCGCTGCGGCGGCCGGAGCTCGTCGCCTGGCTACTCTACGGCGCCGGCGCCGCGGTCTACGGCGGGTTGGTCTGGGTCGCGCTGCGCTCGGACGCCCAGACGCGCGGGCGGCTGCTGCTCGCCCTCGTGCTGATGGCCTGCTCGACGGTTTTTTGGGCGCTCTTCGAGCAGGCAGGCAGCTCGCTGACGCTCTTCGCCGCGCGCAACGTCGATCGCTCGCTCGCCCACGGCCCGATCGGCGCCCTGTTTCGCACCCTGGCGCCCGAAACCCCGCTCCCGGAGCTGCCCGCGTCGGTGCTGCAGGCGGCCAATCCGCTCTTCCTCCTCGCGCTCGGGCTCCCCGCCGCGGCGCTCTGGACGACGCTCAATCGGCGGGGCAGCGACCCCTCAGTACCGACGAAGTTTGGCGTGGCCCTGCTTCAACTGGGCCTCGGCTACCTCGTGCTGGTAGCCGGCACCGCTTGGGCCGACGCCCAAGGCCGCGTCGCGCTGCGTTGGTTGCTGGGGCTCTACCTGCTGCACACCTCTGGCGAGCTCTGCCTCTCGCCAATCGGGCTCTCGGCGATGACGCGCCTCGCGCCGCCCCATCTGGCCGGCACCTTGATGGGCGCCTGGTTCCTCGCCAGCTCCTACTCGCACCACTTCGGCGGGCTGATCGCCGCGATGACGGCGCTGCCCTCGAGCACCGGCACCGACGCCACAGCACCCGCGGCCGCTGCCGCGCTACAGCTCTATGTCTCGGTCTTCGCCCGCCTGGGCTACCTGGCGCTCGGCGTCGGCGCGCTGCTGCTCGTCAGCGCCCGCTGGCTGCAGCGACCGCTGCGCGGCATCGACTAG
- a CDS encoding acyltransferase — protein MPARSHGDGHFDLGSFARLGQGVVFEPGVLVFHPEQIEIGDDVYVGHQTILKGYYRGRLTIGSGTWIGQLCFLHAGGNLTIGRDVGIGPGVKIVTSSHRLDSTAVPILRAPLDFAPVVIEEGADIGVGAIVLPGVTIGARAQVGAGAVVTRDVAPLAIVAGNPARELRRRAAP, from the coding sequence ATGCCGGCACGCAGTCATGGCGACGGGCACTTCGACCTGGGTTCGTTTGCGCGCCTCGGCCAGGGCGTGGTCTTCGAGCCGGGCGTCCTGGTTTTTCATCCCGAGCAGATCGAGATCGGCGACGATGTTTACGTCGGGCATCAGACGATCCTCAAGGGCTACTATCGCGGGCGCCTGACGATCGGCTCCGGGACCTGGATCGGACAGCTCTGCTTTCTGCACGCCGGCGGCAACCTCACGATCGGCCGCGACGTCGGCATCGGACCCGGCGTCAAGATCGTCACCTCGTCGCATCGCCTCGATTCCACAGCGGTGCCGATCCTGCGCGCGCCGCTTGACTTCGCCCCGGTCGTGATCGAAGAGGGCGCGGATATCGGCGTCGGCGCGATCGTCCTGCCGGGCGTGACGATCGGAGCGCGGGCGCAGGTCGGCGCGGGTGCCGTGGTCACGCGCGACGTGGCGCCGCTGGCGATCGTGGCCGGCAATCCGGCGCGCGAGCTGCGTCGCCGCGCCGCGCCTTAG
- a CDS encoding DUF2934 domain-containing protein: MSMATTKKNNSKAETSSAALGAARAAASAPPKAAAGAPRGGLRRTPSKEEIATRAYELYLERGCTDGHADEDWAEAERDLSANKN, from the coding sequence ATGAGCATGGCCACCACGAAGAAGAACAACAGCAAGGCGGAGACCTCGAGCGCGGCGCTCGGCGCTGCCCGGGCTGCTGCCAGCGCGCCCCCCAAGGCCGCCGCTGGCGCGCCTCGTGGCGGACTGCGGCGCACACCGTCAAAGGAAGAGATCGCGACGCGAGCCTACGAGCTCTACCTCGAGCGCGGCTGCACCGATGGCCACGCCGACGAGGACTGGGCCGAGGCCGAGCGCGACCTCTCGGCCAACAAGAACTAG
- the rpmB gene encoding 50S ribosomal protein L28, translated as MAWRCSLTGARPNVANTVSHSNIKTKSLQLPNLRNKRLWLESQQRFVRVRLSARALRTVTRQGLDRFLAEQGLRLGDVT; from the coding sequence ATGGCCTGGCGCTGTAGCTTGACCGGTGCACGTCCGAACGTGGCGAACACCGTCTCTCACTCCAACATCAAGACGAAGTCGCTGCAGCTACCCAATTTGCGCAACAAGCGCTTGTGGCTCGAGTCGCAGCAGCGCTTCGTGCGCGTCCGCCTCTCGGCGCGGGCGCTGCGTACCGTCACCCGGCAGGGCCTCGATCGCTTCTTGGCCGAGCAGGGGCTGCGTCTCGGCGACGTTACCTAA
- a CDS encoding peptide chain release factor-like protein, with protein MSDLALPAAAFLALSDAALLAQCELQTFRGSGPGGQKRNKTSSAVRLHHRPTGLAAEATRTRSQHENRRMALRALRLRLALEWRAPVALADYRPPAALSTWLAAAPPPGPRSAGYASAIAALLDLFVACECSVRAVAAHVGLGSAALARRLLRDATLGQKVNELRLARQLRRLRPG; from the coding sequence ATGAGCGATCTCGCCCTGCCGGCGGCGGCCTTTCTCGCGCTCAGCGACGCGGCCCTGCTCGCACAGTGCGAGCTTCAGACCTTTCGCGGCTCCGGACCAGGTGGTCAGAAGCGCAACAAGACCAGCAGCGCGGTGCGCCTACACCACCGCCCGACGGGGCTGGCGGCCGAGGCGACGCGGACGCGGTCTCAGCACGAGAATCGGCGTATGGCGTTGCGGGCGCTGCGGCTGCGGCTGGCGCTCGAATGGCGCGCCCCGGTCGCGCTTGCCGACTATCGCCCACCCGCAGCGTTGTCGACCTGGCTGGCCGCCGCACCACCGCCGGGGCCCCGCAGTGCCGGCTACGCCTCCGCCATCGCGGCGTTGCTCGACCTCTTCGTGGCCTGCGAGTGTTCGGTTCGCGCGGTCGCCGCACACGTCGGGCTGGGCAGCGCCGCGCTGGCTCGCCGCCTGCTTCGGGATGCTACGCTCGGCCAGAAGGTCAACGAGCTGAGGCTGGCACGCCAGCTCCGCCGGCTGCGCCCAGGCTGA
- a CDS encoding trypsin-like serine protease, which translates to MLLCLLAGCAADTSPERAASLAQAIANGSADAGHPSVGALRTPAGALCTATLVGRRTLLSAAHCVQLFGREAAAFQLGRGSYAVVAATMHPDFDFATGANDLAVLTLDRAPAEAPLAVSSQPPSLFDQVVLVGFGRTEESAIDSQGIKRQATNRVLWKTATTFGYFTTWGGSGTICPGDSGGPALLHLADRDVVVGVHSTYGIDTALTRDLGILRSCSTAGFDVRTDAYLPWIRQVAGGDVGIDEAVPAPPAEEQASVGTSAGAALGSATTAARAPVRIVAPASGSVVAGGRVQVQVWIDDAFAATRAELLVNGAAAQALNAPPFAFPATLAPGRATLEVRAFGPDGRVSSAVVQVEVVGAIGAPAAAVAAASAGIGGPVNVAGSPAEEGGCALGGAPPLRLSEALLALLWLAGLRLRALAARSHRRKAA; encoded by the coding sequence TTGCTGCTTTGCTTGCTGGCCGGCTGCGCCGCGGACACCTCGCCGGAGCGAGCGGCTAGCCTCGCTCAGGCGATCGCCAACGGCAGCGCCGACGCGGGCCATCCGAGCGTGGGGGCCTTGCGGACGCCCGCTGGTGCGTTATGCACCGCCACCCTGGTCGGCCGGCGCACGCTCCTTAGCGCCGCGCATTGCGTGCAGCTCTTCGGCCGCGAGGCGGCGGCCTTTCAACTGGGGCGAGGGTCCTACGCGGTGGTCGCCGCGACGATGCATCCCGACTTCGACTTCGCGACCGGCGCCAACGACCTCGCGGTCCTGACGCTGGATCGGGCGCCCGCCGAGGCTCCCCTGGCGGTGTCGAGCCAGCCGCCCTCGCTCTTCGACCAGGTCGTGCTGGTGGGTTTCGGGCGCACCGAGGAGAGCGCGATCGATTCGCAGGGGATCAAGCGCCAGGCGACCAACCGCGTGCTCTGGAAGACCGCGACCACCTTCGGCTACTTCACCACCTGGGGCGGATCGGGGACGATCTGCCCCGGGGATTCGGGCGGGCCGGCGCTGCTCCATCTCGCCGACCGTGACGTCGTCGTCGGCGTGCACTCGACCTACGGGATCGACACCGCGCTGACGCGGGACCTCGGCATTCTGCGCTCCTGCAGCACGGCTGGCTTCGACGTGCGCACCGACGCCTATCTCCCCTGGATCAGGCAGGTCGCGGGGGGCGACGTGGGCATCGACGAGGCCGTACCCGCGCCTCCGGCGGAGGAGCAGGCCAGCGTCGGCACGAGCGCTGGCGCCGCGCTCGGTTCAGCAACAACTGCGGCGCGCGCGCCCGTGAGGATCGTCGCACCGGCGAGCGGCAGCGTCGTGGCTGGCGGGCGGGTCCAGGTGCAGGTCTGGATCGACGACGCCTTCGCCGCGACCCGCGCGGAGCTGCTGGTCAACGGCGCGGCGGCGCAGGCGCTGAACGCGCCCCCCTTCGCCTTTCCGGCGACGCTGGCTCCCGGCAGGGCCACCCTCGAGGTGCGCGCCTTCGGTCCCGACGGTCGCGTCTCCTCGGCGGTGGTGCAGGTCGAGGTCGTGGGCGCGATTGGCGCGCCTGCGGCGGCCGTCGCGGCGGCGAGCGCCGGCATCGGCGGGCCCGTCAACGTCGCCGGCTCGCCGGCCGAGGAGGGCGGCTGCGCCCTCGGTGGGGCGCCACCGCTGCGCCTGAGCGAGGCCTTGCTGGCGTTGCTCTGGCTCGCGGGACTGCGGCTGCGCGCGCTGGCGGCGCGATCGCATCGCCGCAAGGCCGCTTGA
- a CDS encoding SpoIIE family protein phosphatase translates to MDSDTRLARISGATPRVGPKALAVPDLRRLRVSIRSKLILLSTLLLAAAISLFGAVNAHQTRLNIDRYSERLRRTITEALHQAGRAQLSLLGTAARIAIVQSDYGSLTTMVADVQRQDARITHVSIRGPDQRVLAEVGGALPSPLLATLAGLKGPTTHSALPVGGQRSMVFVTPITYKDRAEPLGSVVIAFTLRSLEAELAKAEETKSQVAAANLRNIILVGLVAVLMGTLLTIVQGMRISRPIRALATQAKHIADGDFSGRVQIPGHDEIGQLGDMINHMSGQIVTLMQGAQQKAALEREFEIANSIQNSLVPQADTVALRGIELAGFFRSASQCGGDWWGYYDLGRQQSLLVIGDVTGHGVPAAMITALVKGAASTMVSVADGRFDLQAFMQRLNAVVYEAGGRQFFMTFFAALYDAERHEIAFANAGHTSPYVVAAQGGELTPLLARGTWLGYYPTQEFELNHAPVKRGDLIVCYTDGIVELENAKGAVYGDSRFRRLVKKHARLPLSSLKEQIVGDVYGFADGEPQQDDITLLVARITT, encoded by the coding sequence ATGGACTCAGACACGAGGTTGGCGCGAATCAGCGGCGCGACGCCGCGGGTGGGCCCCAAGGCGCTGGCGGTGCCCGATCTGCGCCGGTTGCGGGTCAGCATCCGCTCCAAGCTGATCTTGCTGAGCACGCTCTTGCTGGCCGCGGCGATCAGCCTCTTCGGCGCCGTCAACGCCCATCAGACGCGGCTCAACATCGACCGCTACTCGGAGCGCCTGCGGCGCACGATCACCGAGGCGCTGCACCAGGCCGGTCGCGCCCAGCTCTCGCTGCTGGGCACCGCAGCGCGCATCGCGATCGTGCAGAGCGACTACGGCTCGCTAACGACGATGGTGGCCGACGTGCAACGGCAGGACGCGCGGATCACGCACGTCTCGATTCGCGGCCCCGATCAGCGCGTGCTGGCCGAGGTCGGCGGCGCGCTGCCCTCGCCGCTGCTCGCCACGCTTGCTGGCCTGAAGGGGCCGACGACGCATAGCGCGCTGCCGGTGGGCGGTCAGCGCTCGATGGTCTTCGTCACGCCGATCACCTACAAGGACCGCGCGGAGCCGCTGGGCAGCGTCGTGATCGCCTTCACGCTCCGCTCGCTCGAGGCCGAGTTGGCGAAGGCCGAGGAGACCAAGAGTCAGGTCGCCGCGGCGAATCTGCGCAACATCATCCTCGTCGGCCTGGTCGCCGTGCTGATGGGCACGCTGCTGACGATCGTGCAGGGCATGCGCATCTCGCGCCCGATCCGGGCGCTGGCGACCCAGGCCAAGCACATCGCCGACGGTGATTTCAGCGGCCGCGTGCAGATTCCCGGGCACGATGAGATCGGCCAGCTCGGCGACATGATCAATCACATGTCGGGGCAGATCGTCACGCTGATGCAGGGCGCGCAGCAGAAGGCGGCGCTCGAGCGTGAGTTCGAGATCGCCAACTCGATCCAGAACTCGCTCGTCCCGCAAGCGGACACCGTCGCGCTGCGCGGCATCGAGCTGGCAGGCTTCTTCCGCTCGGCCTCGCAATGCGGCGGTGACTGGTGGGGCTACTACGATCTCGGTCGCCAGCAATCGCTGCTGGTGATCGGCGACGTGACGGGCCACGGGGTGCCCGCCGCGATGATCACGGCCTTGGTCAAGGGCGCCGCGAGCACGATGGTCTCGGTGGCCGACGGTAGGTTCGACCTCCAGGCCTTCATGCAACGGCTCAACGCCGTGGTCTACGAGGCCGGCGGCCGCCAGTTCTTCATGACCTTCTTCGCGGCGCTCTACGACGCTGAGCGCCACGAGATCGCCTTCGCCAACGCCGGCCACACCAGCCCCTACGTCGTCGCCGCCCAGGGCGGTGAGCTGACGCCGCTGCTCGCCCGTGGGACCTGGCTCGGCTACTACCCGACCCAGGAGTTCGAGCTCAACCATGCGCCGGTGAAGCGCGGCGATCTCATCGTTTGCTACACCGATGGCATCGTCGAGCTGGAGAACGCCAAGGGCGCGGTCTACGGCGATTCGCGCTTTCGTCGCCTGGTCAAGAAGCACGCCCGCTTGCCGCTCTCGTCGCTGAAGGAGCAGATCGTCGGCGATGTCTACGGCTTCGCCGACGGTGAGCCCCAGCAGGACGACATCACGCTCTTGGTGGCCCGTATCACCACTTGA